The Vitis riparia cultivar Riparia Gloire de Montpellier isolate 1030 chromosome 3, EGFV_Vit.rip_1.0, whole genome shotgun sequence genome includes a region encoding these proteins:
- the LOC117909222 gene encoding transport and Golgi organization 2 homolog: MCIAVFLWQAHPIYPFLLLLNRDEYHNRPTEALAWWQGGEILGGRDGLAGGTWLACSRDGRLAFLTNVREVHPIPEAKSRGDLIVRFLESKKNPMEFAEEFVKEADKYNGFNLIIADLCSKTMIYITNRPREANVSVVEVSPGIHVLSNASLDSPWPKAQRLGHNFKELLDKYGEGEIPTEEMVEKLMKNTIKDNEIVLPRIYPPEREHQLSSIFVDTDTPLGRYGTRSTSSVCVRASGEVNFYEKHLENETWRENTVTYQIERMKHIALES, translated from the exons ATGTGTATAGCAGTATTCTTATGGCAAGCTCACCCGATTTATCCTTTCCTTCTGTTGCTCAACAGAGACGAATATCATAATCG GCCTACTGAGGCTCTGGCATGGTGGCAAGGTGGGGAGATACTGGGCGGGCGAGATGGGCTCGCCGGTGGGACATGGTTGGCTTGTAGCAGAGATGGGAGGTTGGCTTTTCTTACAAATGTGCGAGAAGTTCACCCAATCCCCGAAGCCAAGAGCAGAGGAGACCTAATTGTTCGGTTCTTGGAG AGCAAGAAGAATCCCATGGAATTTGCAGAGGAATTTGTGAAGGAGGCAGATAAGTATAATGGGTTTAACTTGATAATAGCTGATCTTTGTTCCAAAACTATGATCTATATAACCAACAGACCAAGAGAAGCTAATGTTTCTGTTGTAGAGGTTTCACCTGGTATTCATGTGCTGTCAAATGCAAGTTTGGACTCGCCTTGGCCTAAG GCACAAAGACTAGGTCATAATTTCAAAGAGCTCTTGGATAAATACGGTGAAGGTGAGATCCCCACAGAGGAGATGGTTGAGAAATTAATGAAGAACACAATCAAAGACAATGAAATCGTGCTGCCTCGCATCTATCCTCCAGAGAGGGAACACCAGTTAAGCTCCATATTTGTTGACACAGACACCCCACTG GGACGTTATGGCACTAGAAGCACTTCTTCCGTATGTGTGAGAGCAAGTGGGGAGGTCAACTTCTATGAGAAGCACCTTGAAAATGAAACATGGAGAGAGAACACTGTGACTTACCAGATAGAGAGGATGAAGCATATAGCCTTGGAATCATGA
- the LOC117909232 gene encoding metallothionein-like protein 4A, with amino-acid sequence MADVRGGCDAGCGCPVPCPGGVDCKCSTTGASAADHSTCPCGEHCGCNPCTCPRGEVTGTGKLYCKCADGCTCVKCTA; translated from the exons ATGGCGGATGTAAGAGGAGGGTGCGACGCCGGATGCGGCTGCCCGGTGCCATGCCCAGGCGGGGTGGATTGCAA GTGCTCGACGACTGGGGCGTCTGCGGCAGACCACAGCACCTGCCCCTGCGGGGAGCACTGCGGCTGCAACCCCTGCACCTGCCCCAGGGGGGAAGTCACGGGCACCGGCAAGCTTTATTGCAAGTGCGCGGACGGCTGCACCTGTGTCAAGTGTACTGCCTGA
- the LOC117911894 gene encoding protein EXORDIUM-like 5 gives MALFVLICFFLVSSSLPLPNSGAAVETNDFQPEVYNPKLPPRALTSSKKFEGSSDLVRLRYHMGPVLSSPINIYIIWYGKWAQPQKLLIKDFLLSISASHRAAASPSVAEWWRTVSLYTDQTGANVSRSVLIAGEYADQRYSHGAQLTRLSIQQVIASAVRAAPFPVDHKNGIYLILTSEDVAVQDFCRAVCGFHYFTFPSMVGYTLPYAWVGNSGKQCPDVCAYPFAVPAYMTGGGPSALSPPNRDVGVDGMISVIGHELAELSSNPLVNAWYAGEDPTAPTEIGDLCEGLYGTGGGGGYIGQVMRDREGRTFNLNGRRKRKFLVQWIWSPALKACAGPNALD, from the coding sequence ATGGCATTGTTCGTTTTGATATGTTTCTTTCTAGTAAGTTCAAGCCTTCCTCTTCCTAACTCCGGTGCTGCCGTGGAAACTAATGATTTCCAGCCGGAGGTGTATAACCCAAAGCTTCCGCCGAGGGCTCTCACTTCTTCCAAGAAGTTTGAGGGTTCGTCGGACTTGGTGCGTCTCCGGTATCATATGGGTCCGGTGCTGTCATCTCcgatcaatatatatataatctggTACGGCAAGTGGGCGCAGCCGCAGAAGCTTTTGATTAAAGATTTTCTCTTGTCGATCTCTGCGTCGCACCGAGCTGCCGCCTCCCCCTCCGTCGCGGAGTGGTGGCGCACGGTGTCTCTGTACACTGACCAGACCGGCGCCAACGTGTCGAGATCGGTGCTGATCGCCGGCGAGTACGCGGATCAGAGGTACTCACACGGCGCGCAGCTCACGCGCCTCTCGATCCAGCAGGTGATTGCCAGCGCGGTCCGCGCCGCCCCGTTCCCGGTGGACCACAAGAACGGAATCTACCTGATTCTGACATCCGAGGACGTCGCCGTGCAGGACTTCTGCCGCGCCGTCTGCGGCTTCCACTACTTCACCTTCCCGTCGATGGTCGGCTACACGCTCCCCTACGCCTGGGTGGGGAACTCCGGTAAGCAGTGCCCCGATGTTTGCGCTTACCCCTTCGCCGTGCCGGCGTACATGACAGGAGGCGGCCCGTCCGCGCTGTCCCCGCCGAACAGGGACGTTGGCGTCGACGGCATGATCAGCGTGATCGGACACGAGCTGGCGGAGCTGTCATCGAACCCGCTGGTGAACGCGTGGTACGCCGGAGAAGACCCCACGGCCCCGACGGAGATCGGCGATCTGTGTGAGGGGCTGTACGGAACAGGTGGTGGAGGAGGGTATATCGGTCAAGTGATGAGGGACAGAGAGGGAAGAACATTTAATTTGAATggaaggagaaagagaaagttCTTGGTACAGTGGATTTGGAGTCCCGCCCTCAAAGCCTGTGCTGGTCCAAACGCCTTGGActga